One Leishmania braziliensis MHOM/BR/75/M2904 complete genome, chromosome 3 DNA segment encodes these proteins:
- a CDS encoding putative long chain fatty Acyl CoA synthetase produces the protein MGAVLSYYFKKRNKVSEVDFPCYREYDAYGQQSVPVEGSSASDRSMIYRMAKTSNADFERLRDEWYRGGTCLSVVETICKMRGQATCLAYRKLREIEKSETTTADGRTKVLETYVFEPGLRTISYERLWKCVINFGRGLQEIGLKKGDIVSIYEETRWQWLATLYSCWSQNLVVSTVYANLGEDALQYALAETQCRAIVCNGSKVKDVLQMFELIEAPKHTKIIYLDELPSPVTSEEYDVHAWIDLVLLGEKSEARHHIPNGAENKDDLALIMYTSGTTGNPKGVMHTHGSLYSGCMTINHRITDLLGEMTVQEWYCSYLPLAHIMEFAVTSVLMMRGVIIGYGSPRTLTDTFAKPYGDMTAYRPYLFVAVPRVFDMMKKAVEAKLPPPGSIKRKVFDKAYKDRLKALKSGRDTPFYNKKVFFAARQVMGGRVHAMLSGGGPLSASTQEFVNVVFGMVIQGWGMTETVCCGGIQRTGNLEYNSVGQVLNTEELQLLDTEEFKHTDQPEPRGEVLLRGPFLFKGYYKQPELTKEALDEEGWYHTGDVAAMAPNGTVRIVGRVKALVKNANGEYLALEALESIYGTNEVTLPNGVCVLVNSHRSYITIIALTNEALVNAFMKKHKITTGTFPSILKDKEFLNKVLFSLQKTGRDAHRSSFEIVQGVVLLDDEWTPENGVLTAAMKLKRRVIEERYADAIKGLFEKE, from the coding sequence atgGGGGCCGTTTTGTCGTACTACTTCAAGAAGCGCAACAAGGTGAGCGAGGTGGACTTCCCGTGCTACCGGGAGTACGACGCCTATGGCCAGCAGAGCGTTCCGGTggaaggcagcagcgccagtgaCCGCTCCATGATCTACCGCATGGCGAAGACGAGCAACGCGGACTTCGAACGCCTGCGCGACGAGTGGTACAGGGGTGGCACCTGCCTCTCCGTTGTCGAGACAATCTGCAAGATGCGCGGCCAGGCCACGTGCTTAGCTTACCGGAAGCTGAGAGAGAtcgagaagagcgagacgACCACCGCTGATGGCCGCACGAAAGTGCTCGAGACGTACGTATTTGAGCCGGGGCTGCGGACGATCAGCTACGAGCGCCTCTGGAAGTGCGTGATCAACTTCGGCCGCGGCCTTCAGGAGATCGGCCTCAAGAAGGGCGACATCGTCTCCATCTATGAGGAGACTCGTTGGCAGTGGCTGGCCACCCTGTACAGCTGCTGGTCACAAAACCTCGTCGTGTCCACCGTGTACGCCAATCTCGGTGAGGACGCGCTCCAGTACGCCTTGGCAGAGACGCAGTGTCGTGCAATCGTGTGCAACGGCTCCAAGGTGAAGGACGTGCTGCAGATGTTCGAGTTAATCGAGGCACCCAAGCACACCAAAATCATCTACCTCGACGAGTTGCCATCCCCGGTGACGTCAGAGGAGTACGACGTGCACGCATGGATCGACCTGGTGCTACTcggggagaagagcgaggcCAGGCACCACATCCCTAATGGCGCCGAGAACAAGGATGACCTCGCGCTCATCATGTATACGAGCGGCACCACTGGCAACCCGAAGGGCgtcatgcacacacacggtaGCCTTTACAGCGGCTGCATGACGATCAATCATCGAATCACCGACTTGCTAGGGGAGATGACGGTACAGGAGTGGTACTGCTCCTACCTACCTCTCGCCCACATCATGGAGTTTGCCGTCACCTCGGTGCTCATGATGCGCGGCGTCATCATCGGCTATGGCAGCCCACGCACACTGACAGACACCTTCGCCAAGCCGTACGGCGATATGACTGCGTACCGGCCGTACTTATTTGTCGCTGTCCCGCGGGTCTTTGATATGATGAAGAAGGCCGTAGAGGCGAAGCTGCCGCCTCCGGGGTCGATCAAGCGCAAGGTATTTGATAAGGCCTACAAGGATCGCCTCAAGGCGCTCAAGTCAGGCCGCGACACGCCATTCTATAACAAGAAGGTCTTCTTCGCTGCCCGTCAGGTGATGGGCGGCCGCGTGCACGCGATGCTTAGCGGTGGAGGCCCACTCTCGGCGTCCACTCAGGAGTTTGTCAACGTTGTCTTTGGCATGGTTATTCAGGGCTGGGGTATGACGGAGACGGTTTGCTGCGGCGGCATCCAACGCACGGGCAACCTTGAGTACAACTCGGTTGGTCAGGTACTCAATacagaggagctgcagctgctagACACGGAGGAGTTCAAGCACACAGATCAGCCAGAGCCGCGCGgtgaggtgctgctgcgcggccccttcctcttcaAGGGCTACTACAAGCAGCCAGAGCTGACGAAGGAGgcgctggacgaggagggaTGGTACCACACTGGCGACGTGGCTGCCATGGCCCCGAACGGCACCGTGCGCATCGTTGGCCGCGTCAAGGCGCTCGTCAAGAATGCCAACGGCGAGTATCTGGCGCTAGAGGCGCTGGAGAGCATCTACGGCACGAACGAGGTCACCCTTCCGAACGGCGTCTGCGTGCTTGTCAACTCGCACCGCAGCTACATCACCATCATTGCCTTGACAAACGAGGCACTGGTGAATGCGTTCATGAAGAAGCACAAGATCACAACCGGCACGTTTCCTTCCATCCTGAAGGACAAGGAGTTTCTGAATAAGGTGCTCTTCAGCCTCCAGAAGACGGGCCGCGACGCGCATCGCTCCTCATTCGAGATAGTGCAGGGCGTGGTGTTGTTGGACGATGAGTGGACGCCGGAGAACGGCGTGCTGACAGCCGCCATGAAGCTCAAGCGCCGCGTCATTGAGGAAAGGTACGCGGACGCCATCAAAGGGCTCTTCGAGAAGGAGTAG
- a CDS encoding putative ribosomal protein L38, with product MPREIKTLKEFLAICSRKDARCVKVKRNPSATKFKVRCSRYLYTLVVNDKKKADKIERSIHPSVKKIAVTARSHAKTNAGTKQ from the coding sequence ATGCCGCGGGAGATCAAGACTCTGAAGGAATTCCTCGCCATCTGCTCTCGCAAGGATGCACGGTGCGTGAAGGTGAAGCGCAACCCGAGCGCCACCAAGTTCAAGGTCCGGTGCAGTCGCTACCTCTACACACTCGTCGTGAACGACAAGAAGAAGGCCGACAAGATCGAGCGCTCCATCCACCCCTCCGTGAAGAAGATCGCCGTGACGGCCCGCTCGCACGCCAAGACGAACGCCGGCACCAAGCAGTAA